The segment AACTATTCTGTTGTGCAAGACGGCCTTAAGAAAATTGCTCAAGAGAATCCAACCACAACAGAATTGTTTGATATCGGACTCTCTGACTCTGGCGATCCTATCATGGGTTTGAAAATCGGTAACGGCGAAACACCAGATCTTATCGTCGCAACTCACCATGGTAACGAGTATGGATCCACTGGCGTTGCCATGGGTGCCGCTGACGCTTTTGCGAAAAATCCGATTGTTGGCCATACCGTTTATATCATTCCGGTTTTGAATATCTCTGGATACAACAACCGCAATCGTTATGAAAGAACACCAAGTGGCAGTGTCGATCAAAATCGTGACTACCCAGGTCCTTGCGCGACGACACAACCCTTCCGTTCAAAAGCCACAAAAGCCTTGGCTGATTTTATTGATAAAAAGAACATCGTAAGTTCTGCAACCTTGCATACATATTGGCCCGCAGTTCTTTATCCTTGGGGTTTTTCAACGAAGGACATCACGACTTCGTATGAGTCCACATTTATCAACCTGGTGAAGGCCTCTGCGGTTGAAAGCGGTTACGCGGTAGGGAACTCGAAAGAACTTCTTTATGCGGCCGACGGAGCTTTTGAAGACTATGCTTTCTGGAAACACGGTGTTTGGTCTTTGCTATTCGAAATGGGCAAATCTCACAACCCTTCACAAAGTGACATCAAAAGAATGATTGACGTCAATGTCCCGGGCTTCCGCCGCTTCTTCGAGAATGCGCCGAAGGAACGTGCTGCGAATCATGATTTCACCGGAAAATGCGATTACACTCGCGCGCTTCAAAGAACTCACCTCGAGTAGTGTTACGTCAGACAGCTTCCACTGGCTCAGTACTTGAATCTTTCAAGTCAGGTGGAAGCTGCCAAAAGATCCAAGCAGAACTGCATGTGATCACACCCATACAAATAAATGTCGCTTTAAAGGCTTGAAGAGCATAAGCCCCCTCATCCGAGAATCCATAGTGACCCGCAAAGGTACTTAATAAAGCCCCTGCTGCGGCAACCGCAAAACTCATCGCCAACATTTGAATCATTGAAAACAAGCTGTTTCCGCTACTGGCCAACTTCGTCTCCAGATCCTTCAAGGTGAGCGTGTTCATCGCTGTAAATTGAATCGAATTCACGGTTCCAAAAAATAGCAATTGAATCAGTCGCAGCCATCCTGGCTGCGAGAGGCTGAATAAAGAAAAGCTTGCCATTGCCAAGCCCACGCAAAGGGTGTTGCCGACTAAAACATTGCGATATCCCAATCGCAAAATTAGTGGCGTCGCCAAACGTTTTGCAAAGATCCCCGCCAAGGCAACTGGAATCATCGTCATACCCGCTTCAAAAGGAGTGAACTTAAGACTCACCTGCAAGAGCAAGGGTATCAGAAATGGCATGCTGCTGCTGCCAATCCGGGCAAAGAGATTTCCCATCAAACCAATCGTATAGCTTTGAGAGCCAAAGAGCTGCAATGAAAACAAAGGCTCTGTGCTTTTCCTCGCGTGCAACCAATAGGCACAAAGACTCGCCAATCCAAAAATGAGAAGCATCATGACTGTGGCTTGCTGGAAACCCAATTCTGACAAGCCATCCAGAGCGAATGAAATACAGACCATGCTGGAGGAAAGCATCAAGAAGCCTGGAATATCGAAATGCCGGCGCTCGGGTCCACGACTGTCTGGCATATAAATATATGTGGCAATGCAACCCAGGATACCAACCGGAATGTTGATAAGAAAAATCCAATGCCATGAGGCAAATTGCACAAGCCAACCACCCAGCGTTGGCCCTATCAAAGGGCCAATCAATGCAGGAATAGTAACAAAACTAATCGCGCGCAGAAATCCCTCATTCGGAAAGGCTCGCAACACTGCAAGTCTTCCCACCGGCATCATCATAGCTCCTCCCATTCCCTGCAAAACCCTGGAAACCACCAGCTGTGACAAGGTTTGCGAGAAGGCACAAGCTAAAGAGCCAAAGCTAAAAAGCAGAATGGCACTGAAAAATACTTTTCTTGTTCCAAATCTGTCGGCGATCCATCCCGATGCCGGTATGACAATGGCAATCGTCAAAGAATAAGCAATCACCACCGATTGCATCAGCAAAGGACTTTCCCCCAAACTTTTGGCCATCGACGGCAAAGCCGTATTCACGATGGTCGCATCCAAGGTCTCCATAAAAAATCCGATGGCAACCAGCCACAGCAAAATATTCTGTGATCTTTGCTCCGACATGGTGACCTCCTCCCCCAGCATTGAATCCTCTCTATGAAATAGCAAATAAATACCGAAAGTAAGATCCAACATCCAGCCTAGTGTTGGCATGCAAGATACAAATTGGCCTTAACAATTTTTGAAAAGATATCAAGATAAAAAGCAAAGGAGCTTTTATGAAACATCTTTTTCTCTTTTCAATTTTCGTTATTTTAGCTCTGGCCATTCAGCACGCGAAAGCTGCAGACGACAACAGTGTCGGAGCAACAACTATCACCTGTTCAACCAGCGTCATCAACTCTGTCTACATACCAAAACTTCGTGAGGTCGCAGACTGGAGCGATGATGAACTGCGCCCTTATGCCGTGCAACTTTGCAAATTAGAGAAACAGCGAGAAGCCTTGCAAAAATCGATAAAAGCCAGAGCGGATGAATTGCGCACAACCAATTGGCGCATTTGCAAAGAGGTGATTCCTGGCAATCCCAATCCCACTCCCGATGAGTGTCGAATCGCCTATGCTCAAACAATTAACTCCCTCATCGATCACTGCATCGCCGTCGTCAACATGGGGCACAACCCCCATAACGTACAATTGTTCATCAATCCGGTTAAAGTTGAAGTCGCTTGTTT is part of the Bdellovibrio svalbardensis genome and harbors:
- the mdtD gene encoding multidrug transporter subunit MdtD; translated protein: MSEQRSQNILLWLVAIGFFMETLDATIVNTALPSMAKSLGESPLLMQSVVIAYSLTIAIVIPASGWIADRFGTRKVFFSAILLFSFGSLACAFSQTLSQLVVSRVLQGMGGAMMMPVGRLAVLRAFPNEGFLRAISFVTIPALIGPLIGPTLGGWLVQFASWHWIFLINIPVGILGCIATYIYMPDSRGPERRHFDIPGFLMLSSSMVCISFALDGLSELGFQQATVMMLLIFGLASLCAYWLHARKSTEPLFSLQLFGSQSYTIGLMGNLFARIGSSSMPFLIPLLLQVSLKFTPFEAGMTMIPVALAGIFAKRLATPLILRLGYRNVLVGNTLCVGLAMASFSLFSLSQPGWLRLIQLLFFGTVNSIQFTAMNTLTLKDLETKLASSGNSLFSMIQMLAMSFAVAAAGALLSTFAGHYGFSDEGAYALQAFKATFICMGVITCSSAWIFWQLPPDLKDSSTEPVEAV
- a CDS encoding M14 family metallopeptidase, giving the protein MLHIIFSLLVSMQAPAAPTNYSVVQDGLKKIAQENPTTTELFDIGLSDSGDPIMGLKIGNGETPDLIVATHHGNEYGSTGVAMGAADAFAKNPIVGHTVYIIPVLNISGYNNRNRYERTPSGSVDQNRDYPGPCATTQPFRSKATKALADFIDKKNIVSSATLHTYWPAVLYPWGFSTKDITTSYESTFINLVKASAVESGYAVGNSKELLYAADGAFEDYAFWKHGVWSLLFEMGKSHNPSQSDIKRMIDVNVPGFRRFFENAPKERAANHDFTGKCDYTRALQRTHLE